Below is a genomic region from uncultured Erythrobacter sp..
ATTTGGCGAGAATGCGCTGGTAGCCGCCTTTGCAAGCGCGCTTTTCAACGCGCTGCCGAGCTATTGTGCATGGCGCAAGCGAACCGATCCACCGGCGCGAATGGTCGTGGCATTGATGGCCGCGATCCAGCCGGCGCTGCTGGTCTACGCGATGCAGGGGTCGCTGTGGCAGCTCGATATGCATCTCTATTTTCTGGTCGCCCTCGCAGCGCTTACTTTGCTGTGCGACATTCGCGCGATCATCGCCGCCTGCCTGCTGATCGCCGCGCATCACGCAATCCTGTCCTTTGCCGCGCCGGACTGGGTGTTCTGGGGCGGCGGAGGATTGGTGCGGGTGATGATCCACGCGAATGCGGTTCTGGTGATCGGGTCGGTGCTGTGCTGGATCGGATTGGGCTATCGCGACGTCCTCAGATCGATGGAAGAAGAGCGCGCGAAAAGCGCCGAACAGGCCGAGAAGTTGAAGCAGGCCTCGCTTACTCTCGAAGAAGCTCTTGGCCGGGTAGAGGCCGAACGCGAAGCCAGCGCGAAAGAACGCGAGGAAGTCGCAGCCCGGCGTAGAGCCGAATATGCAGCGGTTGCCGAAGATTTTGAACGCTCGGTCAATGCCGTCACCCATTCGGTTGCGGCCACTTCGCAGCTGATGGAGCGGACAGCGCGTTCACTGACAAAGCTGGCCGAGCAAGCTGGTGACGACGCACGCGATGTGCTCGGTTCAGCCGAAACCGCCAGCAAAGCTGCCAACACGGTTGCGCGCGGCGTGGCCGAGCTGTCCAGCTCGATTGCCAATATCTCGGTTAATGTCAGCCAGCAGACCGAACTGACCGCGCGCGCCACGGATAAATCGGGCGGCGGCGGGCAAGCAGTCGGATCCCTGACCGAGCAATCCAAGACCATTGGCGAGGCAACCCGTGCGATCGTGCGCATTGCCGAGCGGACCAACCTCCTGTCGCTCAACGCGGCCATCGAGGCCGCAACCGCAGGGGCATCGGGACGCGGCTTCACCATTGTTGCACAAGAGGTGAAGGCGCTTGCCAATCAGGCGGGGCAAGCGGCCACACAGATCGATAACTTCCTCTCCGGCGTCCGCTCGGGCACTCTAGAGGCCGAACGCAGCTTTAGCGCCATCGACGAAGTAATTTCCGAGCTGGACGGCGCGGCAACTTCGATCCGTCACGCGGTCGAAGACCAGCGCCAGTCTGCCGATGCAATCGAGCACTTCGCTCGCAATGCGGCTGGAGAAGTGGACCAGATGGTCACCCGCTCACGCGCTTTGGCAGAACGCTCTATGGAGGCCAAGTCGATGCTGGTGGAGCTGGATAAGGCGGCTGCGGCGCTTACGGAGAATGTGCAATTGCTCGAGAATTCAGCCAGCAGCTTCAGCCAGCGGCTGCGCGTCTAGCGCTGCCGTTCAAACTGAGCGAGCGCCTGACTTACCGCGACGATATTCTCGCCGAAGACCAGAAATTCCGATTGCGCGTTGCGATAGGTGATCCCGCCCGCCGCGTTGATATAGGCCTGAAGCACCACAATCCCATCACCATTGCGGAACACTTTGACCGATATGGATGTGTCGTTGAGCCGGTTCAGGAATACATCCAACTCGGCGAGCGAGCTAGCGTTCACACCGGTATAGACCGCGAGCATCATCAGCCCCAGACACCCCGTCTCCTGCGAGCAGGCGCGCGGGGAGAGCGTGAAGTTCAAGCCTCCTTCGGCATTCGCGCGGTAATTGGTGTGCCCGTCAATGCTCGCTTCGGTCTGCCAGGTCGCGCGGATATCCTGCAACAGATAGGTAACGGTAGCATCGTCGAACTGCGTGACGAATTGCGGCCTTTGCGTCTGCGGCGCAGGTTGAGACGGCTGCGGCTGAACGGTTTGCGTTGCTTGCGCCTGAGCCGCACCCGGCAAAGCGCCAAGCGTCAGAACGAGTGTCGCGATCGCGGCTGCAAGTGTTTTTCTTAGAACCATGCGCCTAGGATAGCCGCTTTGGTTGCCCGCGCAATGTGGTTGTAACGACTTGCCCCCGAGCGGCACGGATTGAATCAGTCGTCCTTACTCTCGGCAAAAACCATCTCGGCTGCCAGTTCGACCGTGCGGCTGAAATGGGTGAGCGATTGAAGGAAGACCTCACGCGGGATCCCCTCGCCCGTTACGATGTCCCACGAGACTGTAGGATCGCCGTCCTCATTGAGCCGCACCGAAGCAAAGCGCAGCCGCTGGCTGATCGCCAAGGCTTCTTCGCGTGTCCACGGCTTGTCCCGGTCAAAGCCCGCAGACAATTGGAGCGAGTCGCAATTGTCGTTGGTCGTTTCGTCGCAGCCGTAGAAATAGACCTCCAAGGCCAGCCCCTCGACCTCGGTCTTGATCAACGGATCGCCGATCCCGTCTTCGGTCAGCTCGACGTCATATCCCGCATTCATCATCACAATGGCGAGCTCTGCGGGATTGCCGGCGCTGACCGTCTCGATCTCGTTCTGCGCAGCTGCGGGCGCTGCAATGCCGAGGGCGAGCGTCAATAAGATCATGCAGACACGCTGCATAGAGACGCCTAGCCCTTGCCCTTGGTCTTGGTCGCGCCGGCCTTGGCCTTTGCTTCTATGAACTGGATGATCTGGCCAGCGACATCCTTGCCGGTTGCCTTCTCGATGCCCTCAAGTCCGGGGGAAGAATTGACTTCCATGATCACCGGACCGTGATTGGAGCGCAGCATGTCCACGCCGCAAACGTTGAGCCCCATTCGGTGCGCGGCACGCACCGCGGTTGAGCGTTCCTCCGGCGTGATCTTGATCACCTCCGCGCTGCCGCCGCGGTGGAGGTTGGAACGGAAGTCATCGGCCGCGCCGGTGCGTTTCATCGCCGCGACGACCTTTCCGCCGACTACCAAAGCGCGGATATCGGTGCCGCCCGCTTCCTTGATGAATTCCTGCACCAGAATATTGACGTTGGCGCCGCGAAACGCCTCAATCACGGACTTCGCGCTCGACATGGTTTCGGCAAGCACAACCCCGATCCCCTGCGTCCCTTCGAGCAGTTTGATCACGACCGGCGGGCCATTGACGGCCTTGATAATCTCTTCGGCCTGCTTGGGATCGTTGGCATAGGCGGTCAGCGGCAGACCCAGCCCGTGCTTGGCGAGGATTTGCATGCTGCGTAATTTGTCGCGGCTGCGCCCGATTGCGACGCTTTCATTGAGCGGCCACACCCCGCCCATTTCAAACTGGCGAAGCACTGCAAGGCCGTAATTGGTAATCGAAGCCCCGATGCGCGGGATCACCGCATCATAGCCGCGCACGGTCTCACCATTATAACTCACCGTCGGGCGGTGGCTGGCAATATGGACGGTGCAGCGCAGCGTGTTGAGAATGTCGAACTGGTGCCCCCGTTCTTCGGCGGCCTCTTTCAGCCGCTTGTGCGAATAGAGGTTCGCGTTTCGCGCCATCATCGCAATTTTCATTATCGGGGAGCTCCTTTCGGGCCAGGTGATTGCAGCCACGAGCGCCCGCTATCGACCACGAAGCGGCGCCGCAACGCTGTTCTTCCTATCAGCATCGGAAACTTCATGTCGGACCGGTCGGCCAATGAGAATTCGGCACGGAATTCCACATTGCCAATGCGCAATGGCGTTTTGATGACAAAGCGGCTTTGTGTTTCCCCATTAGAGCTTGTTATTCCGCGCTTGTCGACCTGAACCGCCTCCCCTTCATGCGCGATATCGTCCCAATCGACCGCAAAGCGCACAAACGGCTTACCCTCGCGCTCGAATTCCTCAAGCACGCGGGCGTGGAGCGAGGATGTGCGCGCGCCGGTGTCGATCTTGGCCGGAATGCCGGTGAGTGCGATTCCGGGCAGATCGACCAGCTCGCGCCAGCCTACGACCTTAAGCGGCTCGCGCGCCTTAATTGCCAAAGAAGTCCTCCACCGGATCAAAGATCGCCATGCCGTCGCCTCCGTCTCCGGTAGGCAGGCGGCGCAGCACTTCGCCGCTTGCGTAATCGACCTCGGCAATCGTGTCGCTCGCGGTTTCGGCAACATAGATGCGGCTGCCATCGTCCGACCACAGGATCGTCACCTGAAAGCGCTCTTCGGCCTCTTCGGGGCTGGAGACAGCGATGGAGCGGACCACTTCCCCGCTGGCAAGGTCGATCACCGTAAGCCCGCCATCAGCAAGGTCAGAGGTGATCGCAACATCGTCTTGCGGTCTGACCAGCAGGCGCAACGGGAAACGGCCCGTATCAACCGTCTTGCGCACTTCCATCGTGGTTGGATCAAGCTCGAACGCCTGATTGGAACCGCGCGCCGACACCCACAGCGCATTGTGATCGGGTGCAAGCGAAATGCCTTCCGGCTCCTCACCCACAGTGACCGAAACCGGAGCAGCTCCGCCTGAAAGATCGATCCGCGTGACAGTGCGCGAGCCGAGATCGGTGGTCCATGCGGCGCTGCCATCCGGTGCGACTGCGAGCATGTGGCTGCCACGTTGTCCGGTTGGAAATTCGGTCAACTCCGGTTTGCCGTCTTCTCCCGATGTGATCCGGAAGATCGACTGGCGCCCCTCGGCAG
It encodes:
- a CDS encoding methyl-accepting chemotaxis protein, with product MNANVEVLRRQGILLVTVCGWLTTLALCLMSIGFGENALVAAFASALFNALPSYCAWRKRTDPPARMVVALMAAIQPALLVYAMQGSLWQLDMHLYFLVALAALTLLCDIRAIIAACLLIAAHHAILSFAAPDWVFWGGGGLVRVMIHANAVLVIGSVLCWIGLGYRDVLRSMEEERAKSAEQAEKLKQASLTLEEALGRVEAEREASAKEREEVAARRRAEYAAVAEDFERSVNAVTHSVAATSQLMERTARSLTKLAEQAGDDARDVLGSAETASKAANTVARGVAELSSSIANISVNVSQQTELTARATDKSGGGGQAVGSLTEQSKTIGEATRAIVRIAERTNLLSLNAAIEAATAGASGRGFTIVAQEVKALANQAGQAATQIDNFLSGVRSGTLEAERSFSAIDEVISELDGAATSIRHAVEDQRQSADAIEHFARNAAGEVDQMVTRSRALAERSMEAKSMLVELDKAAAALTENVQLLENSASSFSQRLRV
- a CDS encoding YbjN domain-containing protein, coding for MVLRKTLAAAIATLVLTLGALPGAAQAQATQTVQPQPSQPAPQTQRPQFVTQFDDATVTYLLQDIRATWQTEASIDGHTNYRANAEGGLNFTLSPRACSQETGCLGLMMLAVYTGVNASSLAELDVFLNRLNDTSISVKVFRNGDGIVVLQAYINAAGGITYRNAQSEFLVFGENIVAVSQALAQFERQR
- a CDS encoding YbjN domain-containing protein; translated protein: MILLTLALGIAAPAAAQNEIETVSAGNPAELAIVMMNAGYDVELTEDGIGDPLIKTEVEGLALEVYFYGCDETTNDNCDSLQLSAGFDRDKPWTREEALAISQRLRFASVRLNEDGDPTVSWDIVTGEGIPREVFLQSLTHFSRTVELAAEMVFAESKDD
- the rimK gene encoding 30S ribosomal protein S6--L-glutamate ligase — protein: MKIAMMARNANLYSHKRLKEAAEERGHQFDILNTLRCTVHIASHRPTVSYNGETVRGYDAVIPRIGASITNYGLAVLRQFEMGGVWPLNESVAIGRSRDKLRSMQILAKHGLGLPLTAYANDPKQAEEIIKAVNGPPVVIKLLEGTQGIGVVLAETMSSAKSVIEAFRGANVNILVQEFIKEAGGTDIRALVVGGKVVAAMKRTGAADDFRSNLHRGGSAEVIKITPEERSTAVRAAHRMGLNVCGVDMLRSNHGPVIMEVNSSPGLEGIEKATGKDVAGQIIQFIEAKAKAGATKTKGKG
- a CDS encoding RimK/LysX family protein, giving the protein MAIKAREPLKVVGWRELVDLPGIALTGIPAKIDTGARTSSLHARVLEEFEREGKPFVRFAVDWDDIAHEGEAVQVDKRGITSSNGETQSRFVIKTPLRIGNVEFRAEFSLADRSDMKFPMLIGRTALRRRFVVDSGRSWLQSPGPKGAPR
- a CDS encoding YncE family protein, which produces MIRAAFAPLAALALGALSLGACAPGEQAGNAGEGYVDYPPLGERDFAEITPTLFVTNKRGNSLSVIDLESGEETSRVPTCANPHELALSPKGNMLAVACYGGTSVDVFATDSLERLASVDLGTNARPHGIVWAESGVIYATAEGRQSIFRITSGEDGKPELTEFPTGQRGSHMLAVAPDGSAAWTTDLGSRTVTRIDLSGGAAPVSVTVGEEPEGISLAPDHNALWVSARGSNQAFELDPTTMEVRKTVDTGRFPLRLLVRPQDDVAITSDLADGGLTVIDLASGEVVRSIAVSSPEEAEERFQVTILWSDDGSRIYVAETASDTIAEVDYASGEVLRRLPTGDGGDGMAIFDPVEDFFGN